From a single Oreochromis niloticus isolate F11D_XX linkage group LG3, O_niloticus_UMD_NMBU, whole genome shotgun sequence genomic region:
- the LOC102080976 gene encoding uncharacterized protein LOC102080976 has product MKTLSFLCILLFLCSEVFGKLIQAPLGDDVEFLLSEECLKGRGRLNLRRNDASTQLIASLENVWKPGPQHSHRVNQSGLSLILENADLNDEGLYEFTCNDKDLESIKLEVFVPSEVAVSEGEDATLPCRSVTAGQSVKSARWRRNGNAVLQLDGTGGITYGEDVDRSRVSIPSEWDRQADLSLTIKRVQQQDEGVYYCDIDKAERHRSAVRLRVHPQVPTAAGSTPLPTTTPTPSESSDRTWITVITVLVTAAVTSVIVGPLTFLLGRKRRRETRDEETGAQLNGRHTTNNDQSSGDQHVSTNGFTRSPDAPEEITLLPINNNYNNNNNNNE; this is encoded by the exons ATGAAGACTCTGAGCTTTTTGTGCATTCTTCTATTTTTATGCAGCGAGGTTTTCGGAAAGTTGATCCAAGCTCCTTTAGGAGATGACGTTGAGTTTCTGCTGTCAGAGGAGTGCCTGAAGGGACGCGGGAGACTAAATCTGCGTAGGAATGATGCCAGTACGCAGCTGATCGCCTCCCTGGAAAACGTCTGGAAACCCGGACCACAACATTCACACCGCGTGAATCAAAGTGGGCTCTCTCTCATCCTGGAAAACGCAGATCTGAACGACGAAGGGCTGTACGAGTTTACGTGCAACGACAAAGACTTGGAATCGATCAAGCTGGAAGTATTTGTCCCCTCTGAAGTTGCTGTATCCGAGGGCGAGGATGCCACACTCCCGTGCCGCTCCGTCACCGCGGGCCAGTCGGTGAAATCTGCGCGCTGGAGGAGAAATGGAAACGCGGTGCTTCAGCTGGATGGAACAGGGGGAATCACATACGGGGAAGACGTTGACAGAAGCCGGGTGTCGATACCATCAGAGTGGGACCGACAAGCAGACCTGTCCCTCACCATAAAGAGAGTCCAGCAACAAGATGAAGGAGTTTATTACTGTGACATAGACAAGGCAGAGAGACACCGCTCTGCTGTCCGCCTGCGAGTCCACCCTCAAGTCCCCACAGCAGCCGGTAGCACACCTCTGCCTACAACCACACCAACG CCATCAGAGTCCTCTGATAGGACATGGATCACAGTGATCACAGTCCTTGTAACAGCAGCTGTAACATCTGTGATCGTTGGTCCTCTGACTTTCCTCTTGGGCCGGAAACGGAGGAGAGAAACAAGAGATGAAGAGACCGGAGCCCAACTAAACGGACGCCATACCACCAATAATGATCAGTCATCAGGAGATCAGCACGTCTCTACAAATGGCTTTACAAGGTCACCTGATGCTCCAGAGGAAATTACCCTACTGCccattaataataattataataataataataataataacgaaTAA
- the LOC109200956 gene encoding uncharacterized protein LOC109200956 — MKLSSVFVLIPLFISGVSGKLIQAAAGDDVKFPLTEECMKGRGTLKRRLQDDSLHSVGDLDGSWKPAPGYINRFSQSSDSVILTSADISDEGYYEFDCNNKKEESAQLQVFIPSDVFVHEGEDAILPCRSITAGQWVKSVRWRRDGEVVLVLDVRSGKTTSGNGFDESRVSIPSDWNQRANLSLIIKRAEARDGGVYYCDLDKVEKHRSAVRLHVSTPPTPPTPPSSTSQPTTTERPSECSDWSWRTFFITAAVFVIVGLLVWLCWFLRNRKFNVCTRGFGGGSSEQEEEENLKNVTISNGDGNLCNGTEEEEEGLKRAENQTVTNNTC, encoded by the exons ATGAAACTTTCTTCGGTCTTTGTGTTAATTCCTCTTTTTATCAGCGGCGTTTCTGGGAAACTGATCCAGGCCGCTGCAGGAGACGATGTAAAGTTTCCCCTCACAGAGGAGTGCATGAAAGGAAGAGGCACGCTGAAACGTCGCCTGCAGGACGACAGCCTTCATTCAGTCGGGGATCTCGACGGCAGCTGGAAGCCGGCTCCAGGTTATATTAACAGGTTTTCCCAAAGCAGCGACTCTGTGATACTGACCAGTGCAGACATCAGTGATGAAGGCTATTACGAGTTTGACTGCAACAACAAGAAAGAAGAGAGtgcacagctgcaggtgttCATACCTTCTGATGTTTTTGTACACGAGGGCGAGGATGCCATCCTCCCGTGTCgctccatcacagcaggtcagTGGGTGAAGTCTGTGCGCTGGAGGAGAGATGGAGAGGTGGTGCTGGTGCTGGATGTCCGGTCGGGGAAAACCACATCTGGAAACGGCTTTGATGAAAGCCGGGTCTCAATACCATCAGACTGGAACCAACGAGCAAACCTGTCCCTCATCATAAAGCGAGCCGAGGCGAGAGACGGAGGAGTTTATTACTGTGACCTCGACAAAGTGGAGAAACACCGCTCCGCTGTCCGCCTGCACGTCTCcacaccaccaacaccaccaaCACCACCGAGCAGCACATCACAGCCTACAACCACAGAGAGG CCATCAGAGTGCTCTGACTGGTCGTGGAGAACATTCTTCATaacagcagctgtatttgtgaTCGTTGGCCTGCTTGTTTGGCTCTGCTGGTTTCTGAGGAACAGGAAATTCAATGTGTGCACTCGAGGTTTTGGTGGAGGATCCtcagagcaggaagaagaagaaaacttgAAAAATGTTACCATCAGTAATGGTGATGGAAACCTCTGCAACGgcacagaggaggaagaggagggactGAAGAGGGCAGAGAATCAGACTGTGACCAACAACACATGCTAA